One window of Nymphaea colorata isolate Beijing-Zhang1983 chromosome 11, ASM883128v2, whole genome shotgun sequence genomic DNA carries:
- the LOC126410516 gene encoding uncharacterized protein LOC126410516, whose amino-acid sequence MDPTWQWCERVKENNRLKLKCGFCGNTLSGGIIRMKHHLAGTSKDASPCVGGPNKPLPPFVRQQCLDMLHALRQKRIQKEIEDADVGYNVPLEDEEEEDEAYECDDEDDSSLRTDLETSRGRDRRGKGIMYEGGRSGITGRKRRGTTDVRARRGMRPPSGRVPTGRSSVGSIKSFFPSYTSPGGQPQIRAAMTSKDMLYHAQKQVGKWFYDACIPFNAANSFQFQAMADAIASIGPGFKMPSYHQLRGKILQDTVKEVSEHCDELKLCWKETGCSIMSDGWTDTRSRTLVNFLVYCPKGTMFLKSLDLSDVPKTAEILFNVFDNVVQEVGPANIVQFITDNAANYRAAGDLLFQKYRTFYWSPCATHCVNLMLQDLNEMHDMKSVIDQCQEVTKFIYNHAYVLSLMRKFTKGVELIRPAQTRFATNVLTVQSVVKQRTPLRQMFVSEEWAAYPHAHKRNASLVVDIIFNNVFWESCVKLLKVCVPLVKVLRLADSEDRPSIGYLYEAMDKAKEAIRDNLKEKKKLYMPIWKIIDKRWTGQLHQPLHAAAYYLNPAIRFSPTFKKDREVMHGLLDCINVLVEDSTEQDAVHNELDLYDSCFRNMGLPAAVRARTTMRPDLWWNRYGFDCPNLARFAVKVLSQTCSASGCERNWSVFQHIHSKKRNRLEHKRLNDLVFVRYNMRLKQIELEKSLARKHTSQFDPISLENFDDLEPWIEEEPATIFDDEDLECFNLEVEATEGFVDEGESATAGAGAEYVGEDLPILDDEEEEEDEDEDDEDYE is encoded by the exons atggatcctacatggcaatggtgcgaaagggtgaaggagaataaccgtttgaaactcaaatgtggcttctgtgggaatacactttcaggagggattattagaatgaaacaccatttggcagggacctccaaagatgcgtctccttgtgttggaggaccaaacaaacctttgcctccatttgtgcgtcaacaatgtttagatatgcttcatgctttacgtcaaaagagaatacaaaaagaaattgaagatgcagatgtaggctataatgtgcctttggaagatgaagaagaagaggatgaagcttatgaatgtgatgatgaagacgatagcagtctaagaacagatttggagacctcaagaggtagagatcgtagaggaaaagggattatgtatgaaggaggtcgatctggcataacgggaaggaagaggagaggcacaacagatgttagggccaggcgtggtatgcgaccacctagtggtagagttcctactggtaggtctagtgttggctctattaagagttttttcccttcatataccagcccaggtggtcagccgcagattcgtgctgctatgacatctaaagatatgctatatcatgcacaaaagcaggtagggaaatggttttatgatgcctGTATTCCATtcaatgcagctaattcttttcaattccaagccatggcagatgcaattgcttctataggccccggattcaaaatgccatcatatcatcagttgagaggcaaaattcttcaggatacagtcaaagaagtgtctgagcattgcgatgagttgaaattatgttggaaggaaacaggttgctccattatgtcagatggttggactgatacaaggtcaagaacacttgtaaattttcttgtgtattgccctaaaggtacaatgttcttgaaatctcttgacttgtctgatgttcctaagactgctgagattttattcaatgtttttgataatgttgtacaagaagttggacctgcaaacattgtacagtttattacagataatgctgcaaattatagagctgcaggagatttgttatttcaaaagtatagaacattttattggagtccatgtgccactcattgtgttaatctaatgcttcaagatcttaatgagatgcatgatatgaaatcagtcattgaccaatgtcaagaggtaacaaaatttatctataatcatgcatatgtattgagtttgatgagaaaatttacaaaaggagttgaattaatacgacctgcacaaactagatttgccacaaatgtattgactgtgcagagtgtggtgaaacaaagaactcctttgagacagatgtttgttagtgaagaatgggctgcatatccacatgctcataaaagaaatgcttctttagttgtggatattatattcaataacgtattttgggaatcatgtgtgaagctattgaaggtttgtgttccattagttaaggtTCTCAGGTTGGCTGACAGCGAGGACAGACCTTctatagggtacttatatgaggctatggacaaagcaaaagaggcaattcgagacaacttaaaggaaaagaaaaagttatatatgcccatatggaagattatagataaaaggtggactggacagcttcatcaacctcttcatgcagcagcttattatctaaatcctgcaattagattttctcctacatttaagaaggacagagaagtcatgcatggtttgttagattgtattaatgtgttagttgaagattctacagaacaagatgctgtgcacaatgagttggatctatatgatagttgttttcggaacatgggactacctgccgccgttcgagccaggacaacgatgcgtccag atttgtggtggaataggtatgggtttgattgtccaaacctagcacgttttgcagtcaaagtcctcagccagacatgcagtgctagtggatgcgaaaggaactggagtgtgttccaacatatccatagcaaaaaaaggaataggctcgaacataaaaggttgaatgaccttgtctttgttcgatataatatgaggttgaaacaaat agaattagaaaaatcattagcaaggaagcacacatctcagttcgatcctatcagcttggaaaattttgacgatctagagccatggattgaagaagaaccagctacaatatttgatgatgaagatcttgaatgcttcaaccttgaagttgaagcaacagaaggctttgttgatgaaggagagtctgctactgctggtgctggtgctgaatatgttggtgaagatcttccaattcttgacgatgaagaagaagaagaagatgaagatgaagatgatgaagattatgaatga
- the LOC116264379 gene encoding probable UDP-arabinose 4-epimerase 2: protein MLPSSRNRLQPRANRPFWTFSGMDYGDSRRKPHLFGKVILAAILTVLCILILKQSSGYGSSSPFPGHEDGVTHVLVTGGAGYIGSHAALRLLMDNYRVTIVDNLSRGNLGAVKVLQQQFPESGRLQFIYADLGDGKAVKKIFSENAFDAVMHFAAVAYVGESTLDPLRYYHNITSNTLVVLEAMAAYGVKTLIYSSTCATYGEPDKMPIKEDTPQAPINPYGKAKKMAEDIILDYSKKSDMAVMILRYFNVIGSDPEGRLGEAPRPELREHGRISGACFDAALGIIPHLKVAGTDYQTEDGTCVRDYIDVTDLVDAHVKALAKATPGNVGIYNVGTGKGRSVKEFVEACKKATGVNIDVKYLARRPGDYAEVYSDPLKIRRELNWTAQYTDLQESLTIAWNWQKLHPNGYGSRVMAMDA from the exons ATGCTTCCTTCCAGCAGGAATCGACTCCAGCCAAGGGCCAACCGACCGTTTTGGACCTTTTCag GTATGGATTATGGCGATTCAAGACGAAAACCTCATCTTTTTGGGAAAGTTATTTTGGCTGCTATCCTCACCGTTCTCTGCATTCTTATTCTGAAGCAGTCGTCAGGCTATGGTAGCTCTAGCCCG TTCCCTGGGCATGAGGATGGTGTTACCCATGTCTTGGTGACTGGTGGTGCTGGCTATATAGGTTCACATGCTGCACTCCGGCTTCTAATGGATAATTATCGTGTAACAATTGTG GACAATCTTTCAAGGGGCAACCTTGGTGCGGTGAAGGTGCTACAACAGCAATTTCCAGAGTCTGGAAGGCTTCAATTCATATATGCTGATCTAGGGGATGGAAAAGCT GTCAAAAAAATATTCTCGGAGAATGCCTTTGATGCTGTCATGCATTTTGCTGCTGTGGCATATGTTGGAGAGAGTACGCTTGATCCTCTTAG GTATTATCATAACATCACATCAAATACATTGGTGGTACTTGAAGCTATGGCAGCGTATGGTGTAAAGACACTGATTTATTCTAGCACATGTGCAACTTATGGTGAACCAGATAAAATGCCGATAAAAGAGGATACTCCTCAG GCTCCCATCAACCCATACGGTAAAGCCAAAAAAATGGCAGAAGATATCATCTTAGATTACTCCAAGAAGTCGGACATGGCTGTCATGATACTGAG ATACTTCAATGTAATTGGATCAGATCCAGAAGGAAGACTAGGAGAAGCTCCAAGGCCAGAGCTGCGGGAGCATGGTCGTATATCTGGTGCATGCTTTGATGCAGCTTTAGGAATTATTCCCCATCTCAAG GTTGCAGGGACTGACTATCAGACTGAAGATGGTACTTGCGTAAGAGATTATATTGATGTGACCGATCTGGTTGATGCGCATGTTAAAGCACTTGCCAAGGCAACACCTGGGAATGTTGGCATATACAACGTTGGTACTGGCAAAG GTAGATCTGTCAAGGAATTTGTAGAAGCATGCAAGAAAGCAACGGGTGTCAATATTGATGTTAAGTACCTAGCTCGCAGACCTGGTGATTATGCAGAAGTTTACAGTGATCCTTTGAAGATCAGGAGGGAACTAAACTGGACTGCTCAGTACACTGATCTGCAGGAAAGCCTAACAATAGCATGGAACTGGCAGAAGTTGCATCCAAACGGCTACGGTTCAAGAGTTATGGCAATGGATGCTTGA
- the LOC126410515 gene encoding uncharacterized protein LOC126410515 produces the protein MAETLFSSLLALDAPSLVRELPRGHPMLETASFLFVQRKRHFMSSDWDLHRLVQESGFAFGRLEEEASFILWQGFLGTPARRLDLKRQDLKLEAFWVFWRRDSFDGPRAAS, from the exons ATGGCAGAAACCCTTTTTTCCTCACTTTTGGCACTTGATGCTCCATCACTCGTGCGTGAGCTGCCGAGGGGACATCCAATGCTGGAGACAGCGTCGTTCCTCTTTGTTCAACGCAAGAGACATTTCATGTCTAGTGACTGGGACCTGCACAG ACTTGTGCAGGAAAGTGGATTCGCATTTGGCAGATTGGAAGAGGAAGCTTCTTTCATTCTCTGGCAGGGTTTTTTGG gtacaccagCACGTCGATTAGATCTTAAGCGACAAGatttgaagctcgaggcattttgggtATTTTGGCGACGCGatag ttttgatgGACCCagggcagcaagttga